The Pelosinus sp. IPA-1 genome contains a region encoding:
- a CDS encoding alpha-N-arabinofuranosidase, protein MKTAKCIIDKDYSIAEIDPKLYGSFIEHLGRAVYSGIYEPSHKTADEQGFRQDVMELVGDLAVPVVRYPGGNFVSGYNWTDGIGPVKDRPKRLDYAWLSIESNQIGIDEFVDWCKKVGTEPMAAVNLGTGTPQDAGYMMEYCNHPAGTYWSELRIKNGHKEPHNIKVWCLGNEMDGPWQTCGLTAEDYGKKAREAAKIMKWIDPSIELVACGSASPWMPTYPEWDRIVLEHTYEQVDYISLHRYYENEGCIEDFLASFADMNDFIKTVAATADYVKAKVRSKKIMKLSFDEWNVWYIKRQTRFPWTEAPAILEDQYSLLDALVFGGMLCTLLNNCDRVRMACLAQLVNVIAPIFTEKDGRVLKQSIYYPFKQVSLYGRGTALKTLTQSEKFSTPLYGEVPTVQTAAIYHKEEGRITLFALNCDMQENAQFSIDLRSFGSVKMTEHIIMDGPDLFAKNTFDKPDTVIPRSASVVTGNQSFTTILPKLSWNVFHFISIPEQ, encoded by the coding sequence ATGAAAACAGCAAAATGTATTATCGATAAGGATTATAGCATCGCCGAAATTGATCCGAAATTATATGGTTCTTTTATTGAGCATTTGGGGAGAGCTGTATATTCTGGCATCTATGAACCATCCCATAAGACGGCCGATGAGCAAGGTTTTCGGCAAGATGTTATGGAATTGGTAGGTGACCTTGCTGTACCAGTTGTCCGCTATCCTGGTGGGAACTTTGTTTCAGGATACAATTGGACAGATGGTATAGGCCCGGTAAAGGATCGTCCTAAGAGATTAGATTATGCTTGGTTATCCATTGAATCCAATCAAATTGGTATTGATGAATTTGTCGATTGGTGTAAAAAAGTTGGTACAGAGCCAATGGCAGCAGTCAATCTAGGTACTGGCACACCCCAAGATGCTGGATATATGATGGAATATTGTAATCACCCAGCAGGTACCTACTGGAGTGAACTAAGGATAAAAAATGGTCATAAGGAGCCACATAATATAAAAGTTTGGTGCCTTGGCAACGAGATGGACGGACCTTGGCAGACTTGTGGGCTTACTGCAGAAGATTACGGTAAAAAGGCTCGTGAAGCAGCCAAAATTATGAAGTGGATTGACCCTTCTATCGAACTTGTAGCTTGTGGTAGTGCCTCCCCCTGGATGCCAACATACCCAGAGTGGGACAGAATTGTATTAGAACATACTTATGAACAGGTAGATTATATATCCCTTCACCGATATTATGAAAATGAAGGCTGCATAGAAGACTTCTTAGCTTCCTTTGCCGATATGAATGACTTTATAAAAACAGTAGCAGCTACTGCTGATTATGTGAAAGCAAAGGTAAGAAGTAAAAAAATCATGAAGCTGTCTTTTGATGAGTGGAATGTGTGGTATATCAAAAGACAGACACGTTTTCCTTGGACGGAGGCACCTGCCATTCTTGAGGATCAATATTCTTTGTTAGATGCATTAGTATTTGGTGGTATGTTATGTACCCTATTAAATAACTGCGACAGGGTGAGAATGGCATGCTTAGCCCAATTAGTCAATGTTATCGCCCCCATCTTTACCGAAAAAGACGGGCGGGTTTTAAAACAGTCTATCTATTATCCCTTCAAACAGGTATCTCTTTATGGCAGAGGAACAGCCCTAAAAACCTTAACCCAATCGGAAAAATTTTCTACACCCCTGTATGGAGAAGTTCCCACAGTGCAAACTGCTGCCATCTATCATAAAGAAGAAGGGAGGATCACCTTATTTGCTTTAAATTGTGATATGCAAGAGAATGCACAATTTTCTATCGACTTACGTTCCTTTGGCAGTGTTAAAATGACAGAGCATATTATTATGGATGGTCCTGACTTGTTCGCTAAAAATACATTTGACAAGCCTGACACTGTCATTCCAAGATCCGCATCTGTTGTAACTGGAAATCAAAGCTTTACAACAATATTGCCGAAACTTTCCTGGAATGTATTCCATTTTATAAGTATTCCCGAACAGTAA
- a CDS encoding carbohydrate ABC transporter permease, which produces MKTKAGSKAASLLIFLVLTVFAIFCLAPFFFLLISSLRPGAEMIRNGISFNVDFTALNLNNYWLLLEGKDGIYLLWYINSAIITVLHTLLSLLVTSMVGYGLAMYEFKGKNLIFTIVLVVMMIPVEILILPLYKLAIGIEMINTYMGVIMPFVVAPMSIFFFRQYAESLPKELLDAGRIDGCGEFRIFFQIMMPLMLPAFGAMGILQAMFSWNGFVWPLIVLRSNDMLTLPIGLQSLITPYGNNYDMLFPGAVMSVIPIILLFIINQKAFISGLTVGGVKG; this is translated from the coding sequence ATGAAAACGAAAGCTGGGAGTAAGGCCGCATCACTTTTGATCTTCTTAGTTTTAACGGTATTTGCCATATTCTGTCTTGCACCTTTTTTCTTTTTACTGATATCTTCTCTACGGCCAGGAGCTGAGATGATTCGGAATGGGATCTCATTTAACGTCGATTTTACAGCATTAAATTTAAATAATTATTGGCTGTTACTTGAGGGGAAAGATGGAATATATCTCCTTTGGTATATCAACAGTGCTATTATCACGGTACTTCATACTTTACTTTCTTTGTTGGTAACTTCTATGGTGGGATATGGGTTAGCAATGTATGAATTTAAAGGAAAAAATCTGATATTTACGATTGTACTTGTTGTGATGATGATACCAGTAGAGATCTTAATATTACCTCTTTATAAATTGGCGATCGGCATTGAAATGATTAATACCTATATGGGGGTAATTATGCCTTTTGTAGTGGCTCCTATGTCCATCTTCTTTTTTCGCCAGTATGCCGAGTCACTACCCAAAGAACTGTTGGATGCAGGCAGGATAGATGGTTGCGGGGAATTTAGAATTTTTTTTCAAATTATGATGCCCCTCATGTTGCCAGCTTTCGGCGCCATGGGAATTTTACAGGCTATGTTTAGCTGGAATGGTTTTGTATGGCCTTTGATTGTGCTTAGATCGAACGACATGTTAACTCTACCCATAGGACTGCAATCCTTAATTACACCTTATGGAAATAATTACGATATGTTATTTCCTGGTGCTGTTATGTCAGTTATCCCCATTATTCTTTTATTTATTATTAATCAGAAAGCTTTTATTTCAGGACTTACTGTAGGTGGCGTAAAGGGTTAG
- a CDS encoding sugar ABC transporter permease codes for MADPSVIGLGKPFIRRSRLKQLFSSQKTAPYVFVLPFILSFLVFFLYPIVSTVIMSFQRIDGPGDITFIGLQNYKNLLNPHFFNAVWLTTRYTFWTILVLVPLPLVLSIFLNKKTTIGKNFFRSAFFMPALTSVIVAGLFFRLAFGEQQTTLVNSMLGVFGIKPTIWLQDADASMFVMVLLCTWRWMGVNIIYFLSGLQGIPEELYEAAAIDGASEFEQFLHITLPSLKPVIMYVVTISVYGGYSMFAESFALWNGPRSPGEIGMTIVNYIYQEGFNNNNLGFGSAIGIALFAIVMAVNLLQLFSSGFFKKEGT; via the coding sequence GTGGCAGATCCATCAGTAATTGGTCTGGGTAAACCCTTTATTAGACGAAGTCGATTGAAACAACTATTTTCCTCGCAAAAAACAGCACCCTATGTATTTGTTTTGCCCTTTATCCTATCTTTTTTAGTGTTTTTTTTGTATCCCATTGTCTCCACAGTGATTATGAGTTTTCAGAGGATCGATGGGCCAGGAGATATAACTTTTATTGGGCTCCAAAATTACAAGAATCTATTGAATCCCCATTTTTTTAATGCAGTATGGTTAACGACTCGCTATACCTTTTGGACTATTTTGGTGCTGGTACCTCTACCTCTTGTACTGTCAATTTTTTTAAATAAGAAAACTACAATCGGGAAAAATTTCTTCCGGTCCGCCTTTTTTATGCCAGCCCTTACCTCTGTCATCGTAGCAGGACTTTTTTTCCGTCTTGCTTTTGGAGAACAACAGACTACACTAGTCAATTCTATGTTAGGGGTATTTGGTATAAAGCCCACCATATGGCTTCAGGATGCGGATGCCAGCATGTTTGTCATGGTGTTGTTATGCACTTGGCGGTGGATGGGAGTTAACATCATATATTTTCTATCAGGCTTGCAAGGTATACCAGAAGAATTGTATGAAGCAGCTGCCATTGATGGTGCCAGTGAGTTTGAACAGTTTTTACATATCACTCTTCCCTCTTTAAAGCCGGTAATTATGTATGTAGTAACAATCAGTGTTTATGGCGGTTATTCTATGTTTGCAGAATCTTTTGCTTTATGGAATGGGCCACGTTCGCCGGGTGAAATTGGTATGACAATTGTAAATTATATTTATCAGGAAGGTTTTAATAATAACAATCTAGGATTTGGTTCGGCTATCGGTATTGCATTGTTTGCTATCGTCATGGCGGTAAATCTACTGCAACTTTTCTCCAGCGGATTCTTTAAGAAGGAGGGCACATGA